One Phycisphaera mikurensis NBRC 102666 DNA window includes the following coding sequences:
- a CDS encoding BRCT domain-containing protein — MARARTGGNSSAAWAITALAAGFGVCGILAIVLYARAGGVQEELAAAQNDLGAYVSPGETQLPAIAEARTAAQQNRTSVVGELLERLRAAEQEAARTNDDLRAARTELEGFKTRFAEQESRAEQANQRAEAAAAETASLRATYDQQAAGLKADVDRAAEVNEQLRSDLADMRQSLTGTMGEARNDLQGRIDQLQIELSAAQRELDDAVAALDQATQRQAERIARVAVPDGRVVSVVDNGSAAYLNIGSNQRVQLGMTFGVYNPSSLVKLEVEEGGAEDVPPKAVVEVFELAPGTATVRVVERQPNARVSVGDPLVNIAFDPQRDLKFFAFGDFDVDGDGNATEVERQRIRSMIERYGAEVAEGLDFDVDYLVLGEPPQLPRELVGSEKTNPVRIKEYNQALQTYNSLTDLLAQAERYTIPVLNQNRFLDLIGYYTR, encoded by the coding sequence ATGGCTCGTGCCCGCACCGGCGGCAACTCTTCGGCCGCCTGGGCCATCACCGCCCTCGCCGCCGGCTTCGGCGTCTGCGGCATCCTGGCGATCGTCCTCTACGCCCGCGCCGGCGGGGTGCAGGAGGAGCTGGCGGCGGCCCAGAACGACCTCGGCGCCTACGTCAGCCCCGGCGAGACGCAGCTGCCCGCCATCGCCGAGGCCCGCACCGCCGCCCAGCAGAACCGCACCTCCGTGGTGGGCGAGCTGCTCGAGCGGCTGCGGGCGGCCGAGCAGGAAGCCGCTCGCACCAACGACGACCTCCGCGCCGCCCGCACCGAGCTCGAAGGCTTCAAGACCCGTTTCGCCGAGCAGGAATCCCGGGCCGAGCAGGCGAACCAGCGGGCCGAGGCCGCCGCCGCCGAGACCGCTTCGCTGCGGGCCACCTACGACCAGCAGGCCGCCGGGCTCAAGGCCGACGTCGACCGCGCCGCCGAGGTGAACGAGCAGCTCCGCAGCGACCTCGCCGACATGCGGCAGTCGCTCACCGGCACGATGGGCGAGGCCCGCAACGACCTGCAGGGACGCATCGACCAGCTCCAGATCGAGCTGTCCGCGGCCCAGCGCGAGCTCGACGACGCGGTGGCCGCTCTCGATCAAGCGACGCAGCGGCAGGCCGAGCGGATCGCACGCGTGGCCGTGCCCGACGGACGCGTGGTGTCGGTCGTCGACAACGGCAGCGCCGCCTACCTCAACATCGGGAGCAACCAGCGCGTCCAGCTGGGGATGACCTTCGGCGTCTACAACCCTTCCTCGCTCGTGAAGCTCGAGGTCGAGGAGGGCGGCGCCGAGGACGTGCCGCCCAAGGCCGTGGTCGAGGTGTTCGAGCTCGCTCCCGGCACCGCCACGGTGCGGGTCGTCGAGCGCCAGCCCAACGCCCGCGTGTCCGTCGGCGACCCGCTGGTCAACATCGCCTTCGACCCGCAGCGCGACCTCAAGTTCTTCGCCTTCGGCGACTTCGACGTCGACGGGGACGGCAACGCCACCGAGGTCGAGCGGCAGCGGATCCGCAGCATGATCGAGCGGTACGGGGCGGAGGTGGCGGAGGGCCTGGACTTCGACGTCGACTACCTCGTGCTCGGCGAGCCGCCGCAGCTGCCCCGCGAGCTGGTCGGCAGCGAGAAGACCAACCCGGTCCGGATCAAGGAGTACAACCAGGCCCTCCAGACCTACAACTCGCTGACCGACCTGCTGGCCCAGGCCGAGCGCTACACGATCCCGGTGCTGAACCAGAACCGCTTCCTGGACCTGATCGGCTACTACACCCGCTGA
- a CDS encoding lysophospholipid acyltransferase family protein, translating to MAKKTFIQTWGEYGAARAAAASMDAFPIDANLRTAAWIGRVVDRLDRKHRGRGQRHIRECFPSWSDEKVRRCHEASIEHLVQLALEVVQTPRLVTPGSWHRHVSIANLGPALELMNRREPCLMVTGHLGNWELLGHVMAMLGYPLNAISRPLDNAALNRWMVDSRARRGLKLIVKWGAVEEMNAALDVGEPVSFLADQNAGDKGIFVPFFGRLGSTYKSIAILAIRKKLPIVCGCAQRVGPGFRYELNVQDVIQPADWADRDDAIFYVCARYVRALENMIRRRPAQYFWMHRRWKSRPRWEKADKPLPASVAEKLRSLPWMTEGEMERILDWTQRDRAALRGSNKTA from the coding sequence TTGGCGAAGAAGACGTTCATCCAGACCTGGGGCGAGTACGGGGCCGCACGCGCCGCCGCGGCGTCCATGGACGCCTTCCCGATCGACGCGAACCTGCGGACCGCCGCTTGGATCGGCCGCGTCGTCGACCGGCTCGACCGCAAGCACCGCGGCCGCGGCCAGCGGCACATCCGCGAGTGCTTCCCGTCTTGGTCGGACGAGAAGGTGCGACGCTGCCACGAGGCGAGCATCGAGCACCTCGTCCAGCTTGCGCTGGAGGTCGTGCAGACGCCGCGGCTGGTGACACCGGGTTCGTGGCACCGCCACGTCTCCATCGCGAACCTCGGCCCGGCGCTGGAGCTGATGAACCGCCGCGAGCCCTGCCTCATGGTCACCGGGCACCTGGGCAACTGGGAGCTGCTCGGCCACGTGATGGCGATGCTGGGCTACCCGCTCAACGCGATCTCCCGCCCGCTCGACAACGCGGCGCTCAACCGCTGGATGGTCGACAGCCGCGCCAGACGCGGCCTCAAGCTCATCGTGAAGTGGGGGGCGGTGGAGGAGATGAACGCCGCCTTGGACGTCGGCGAGCCCGTCTCCTTCCTCGCCGATCAGAACGCCGGGGACAAGGGCATCTTCGTGCCCTTCTTCGGCCGGCTGGGCTCGACCTACAAGTCCATCGCCATCCTCGCGATCCGCAAGAAGCTGCCCATCGTCTGCGGCTGCGCCCAGCGGGTGGGGCCGGGCTTCCGGTACGAGCTCAACGTGCAGGACGTCATCCAGCCGGCGGACTGGGCCGATCGCGACGACGCGATCTTCTACGTGTGCGCCCGCTACGTCCGCGCGCTGGAGAACATGATCCGCCGCCGCCCCGCGCAGTATTTCTGGATGCACCGCCGCTGGAAGAGCCGACCCCGCTGGGAAAAGGCGGACAAGCCCCTGCCCGCGAGCGTGGCGGAGAAGCTGCGGAGCCTCCCGTGGATGACGGAGGGGGAGATGGAGCGGATCCTCGATTGGACCCAGCGGGACCGGGCGGCGCTGCGGGGCAGCAACAAGACGGCGTAA